tttggactgtaggagaaaaccagaAAACCCGAAGGAAACCAACCAGCACggggaggtgcaagacgacagtgctgaTCATTATGCCACCATGCCGCTTTGTgtcataaaatgtaattttattattttttttaaggattctgtatacaggataaagcgtatAAAGGATATAGGCGATGAGTGCGGGAGATGTTAAGGCACAGGATCCCAAATTGAGCAGCGAAAGCACAAAGTGTGCATGACAGCTGGTACCCCAGAAGCAGGGCtagaaaacctacagtataacagCACTTTCTCTCATGCGATATTGATAAACTATGACTGTTCGTTCTGACCAAGCATTCGGATTGGACGTGAGGCATTACAGGTGTGGTAATAAAAGATAATATAAAGTCCTTGGGACATTTAACAATATGTATTACTTTTAATTCCAGGtgttctaataataattatagaacTCTTGTTTGTATCATGGATGAAAATAGGTCACTATGGCCTGCCATAATGAGCAGAGACCGGCATTCAAACCCAGATTCAAAATCAGCCACGAAGCACTTTCAGCATGAAAACACATTGTCTccttattaattacatttaaggtTGTTCCGAATTGCCTTCGTGTTGTTTTATTCATACCTAAGGcaaactacaaagaaaactaGGTTCCAgtacaaggctgaatcccacaTGCCTCCCTAACcactgatcaagggcactaccaAGGGCCAAGGGATTGTACACTAGTGCACTAGCTTGCCATTTaccactatttgggattcaaccctgaACGTAGAAGTAAATGGCACAGACACtgtaaagcagaataagtaGAAACACAcagaactgtccaccacctctgtggtatattctcctcaccttttgggtATGTAGTACTGATAAGAAGTTAACCACTTTCACCCGTCTTTAGCTCCTAAAGAactggttaaaaaaagaaatcgcgatctgttgataataaatggtgtttgtggaattgTTGTATAacagcaatatcacactcgagagTGTGCTGAATATCCGTGCTTCCAGTTTTGATCTGACTTTACTGTGTTGTTTTAGATGTTTGTCTGGTTGAAGTAAATCTATActcaatgttttattttccccTAACAGTGAACACTGCCCCCAAATACCCTGTATCATGTTTTATTGTCACATTTTTGTCTCTGAAAATCACAGAATGTCCGGATGGCCTACAGTGCTTCTCCTCTATTTCAAACCACTACAAGAGGTACAGCCATTCTCTTTTAGCTCACAGTCGAGCATTAAATGATACAGATTCTCGATCTTCAATACTGGAGCGCACACCGAACTTACATCAGGAACAGAAGACAATTAATAatgacacatttatttatgGTAAAGATAGCTTTGTGGACAGTGCCGTCAATCTGTCCACTGCATCCAGTCAGAGTGCCTTTCCTGCTCATGAATCCAGAGAATCTTCTACTCCTGTCCATCTAAATGCCTTGCAGCGCTTGCGCTCACCCGGGCCTAAGGacattaagaaaaagaaaggttGGTCCCCTTGTAGCAAAGGACCCAAACCTCACAGCTCATCTCAGGAAGCTAAAATTAGGATGTCAACTCCAAAGAAAGCAAACCCTGTAAGCCATGATGTTCAGGCCGAAGAAGTAAAAAAGGAACCGTGTACtttagatgatgatgattatatttCATACTCACCTCTTTCTGAGCTCCCTGCCGAAATGGAAGGGAAGCCGATAAAGAAAAAACTGTTCCACAGCACAGGACTAGAGGATGTGAGTGAGAAAGATGACAATTCTGATTTACTGTTGCTCAGTGATGATGCTCTCAGTGATGATGACCTATTTGGTGATGTATTGGATCAATATAAAACCAGGAAAACGAGAAGCCAAGGAGATGCAGTCATTAAAGGGTCTCTCTACACCTGTGACCAGTTAAAGTCATTAGAGTCAAATAAACATTTGATGAGTTCAAGCTGTGCAGGGCCTACAGATATACCTCATCAGTCCTGTGAAAAAGACGTGCATGTCATGAAAGACAGGGCAGATAATCCTCATCTACCATCTCCTCAAAGTCTAGTTCTGGAACGTCTTCGTGAATGCATATCAAACACCACGCAGTCCAACAATCTCAATTCAACTTGTGCTGATGTCGAGTCTGATTCTTTAAATCCGGAAATGTCCTCCACCCAAACAGGCTTGGTTACTAGGAAACAAACTCcttccaaaacaccccaaaaatCTCAGACCAAGGCAGGAACATCTGGATTGAAGCAAACTGATATTGGAGTCTTTTTTGGCCTGAAGCCtttgaaaataaagaaagaggAAGTTAGCACGAGTGTGGAAGAGAAACTCCAGGTGAGTTGTGCCTCAGGGAAGAGCTCAGGGGATGCAGAGCCAAAGAGTAGACGGAGGAAGAACACGGCAGCATCTGAAGTCACCACAACAAAGGAAGGAGCAGAAGAAGGAGCTGCTCAGCCTACGCAAACAGAAGGCAACCGTGGAGCGGGGGCATGGAGGAAGAAGAGGTGGAACAGAACAAGGCGGACAGATGGAGAAGCAGAAGAGCCTAAACGATGCCCGTTCTACAAGAAAATCCCTGGTTAGTTGCAttgttaatgtttgttttttgacttGTGTGGAATGTCACCAATTGTCTTTGGAATATTTGTTCATGTGTTTGTTCATTGTGAACAACGTTTGTTAAAATGCTTCTGTAAATGATGCAGTGGTGCTGTATGTAATGTTAAaagtttcaattttatttttgaaatgcaTCAAGAATAAAGACACCTAGtatacatttggcagacacttttAGCCAAAGAAACTTTGACACAGAATACAATCTCTCAATAAGTATgttattatattgatattttaatcGGTTATGCCACAGTGTACATGGGtgtctttttaatcttttgaaaatAATCATCGCAAACTCATAAATGGTTGGTTTTGTTCCGttgtaaatatgaaaaatggTAATGTTTTATCTTAAAGTATAACTTAAATTGTTTACTGGAGCACTACATTAATTTGGTTACAGTTTGTTAgcagacctacagtatattatgaaGACTAATCTTGCACTCGCATCAGATGGTGATCATATGATCAGGAGATTGAGTACAAATTTCCATCACCTTAAATCTTACATCAAGTAGCTCATAAGGTTAAGGCATTGAGTTACTGATGAGAAGGTCAGGCGGGAGGTTTAAGCCCCAGCTACACCAGGTTAGGCctttgagcaagacccttaaccctatctaTTTGAGGGGTGCTGtacatggctgaccctgcactcggACTTAAGCTTTGCAGGGATACTGTATTTGAAGAAAGAATtccactgtggaaaaaaattcaacattCTAAGTAGGAAAAACTGCTTCTGACGGCCCCGGTTTAAAACCCCTTCTAAAACTAATTATGAATAGATGATTATATGTTGAGGTAAATTCTCCATACACTGGATGGTCAAGGGGTTAAACGGTGGTTTAGGTTTAATAGTAGTTTCAGATGCTCGCCTTCCATCATTGgacactactgtatgttataaCCTAATGGGAACTAGTGTGATGCTGATGTACACATCTGCACATGCTGCGGTAATGAGGTATATGTTTTATGAGACCTTTTGCCCTTCGGTTAATGATTTGGGTTTTGCTTGTCTTTGCTCAGGAACAAGTTTTGTCGTGGATGCTTTTCAGTACGGCAATATCCAAGGGATCACAGCCTACTTTCTTACACATTTCCACTCTGACCACTACGGAGGCCTGACGAAAACCTCGACTCTACCCATCTATTGCAATAAAGTAAGCGTATCTGTCAGAGTGTAAATACATGCAGGCTGGCTGTGAGGAAGAATGCATTGGGTCGTCTTTCAATGACCTTTAATCATTTTTCAAAGCTATGCAAAAGATTCATTGGAAGTCAATAGGACTTATCACTTGGCTTAGTGATTGTGGCTCTGTCGTTTATCATTCCTCTTCTCATTATTCACCTGAGTAGTAATGAGTTTCCTAGGATGTCTTGTCTTGTCATACATGGGTGGATTGACAGATGTGTCTTGGCAGATAACAAGCAACCTGGTGAGGAGTAAACTGCATGTGGATGAGCAGTATatccatgttctccccatgaaTGAGGAATGTGTAGTCGATGGTGTAAAGGTTACCCTGCTGGATGCCAATCAGTGAGTTTACTCTGGTTTTACCCAGTTTATTGACTTTTAAATGCGCACTGGTTTGTGATTGTACCTGTGTAAGAGTTATTTAAAAAGGatatttctttccctttttctcCCCACCTCTTTTCTTCTCTGTCTAGTTGTCCAGGGTCAGCCATGCTGCTGTTGTTCCTGCCAGACGGACAGACTGTGCTCCACACAGGCGACTTCCGGGCTCATCCGTCCATGGAGCGCTACCCAGAGTTGCAGTGTGTTAGGATTCAGACACTGTATCTGGACACCACGTGAGTATTTTGGCCAAACGCAGCACACAAAACATCTGTTAGATACTCTGAGACAGTTAAGGTCTTGCCCCCTGTTGTTCTACACAGTTTAACAGTGAGCCAGGCTCATTAGGCAGTATGGGATATTCAGTGCTGGTATAAGCTGAAGGCCGCTGCTGTGTATTAAATGTCACAGGTGATCATTAGTAGGGATGTAAAGTCATAATTTCTGATGAGATATACCAATAAGGTCTGAACTCCTCTATCAGATAATCAGAAACTGATACAATGGTTAATCTATAATCCACATGTTGGCCGTCTGCTTTCAAACTGAAGCTCATTGTTGCTTtgaaataactttattattattggttatATGGTTTTTCGGCATAGGTACTGCAGTCCAGAATATGCATTTCCCACACAACAGGAAGTGATCACCTTTGCTGCTAACACAGCCTTTGAGCTGGTCACACTCAACCCTCGCACTCTGGTCGTGTGTGGAACCTACTCGGTGGGAAAGGAGAAGGTGTTCTTGGGTGAGTGATGCCTTTTTGCTGTGCTCATGCACAGCCTTTGCAGTCATACATTCTTAGCAGTtgtcaggaaagaaaagaatCCTCTTTATTGAACATAGCATCTGTGCTGATTAACTGGTGTGGCCGTGTAACGGAAGGATTAAAGGGAAATGTCAAAGATAATTCTTTTCTCCTGATGTGTCTTGGCTTGAAACGAATTTCATCTCGTCCAACTTTTTCCTGTATAAAGGCCTTTTTTAGCTTATTTTGAATGCTTGCTGGGAGTCCTGGTATTTAAAATGTCCTCCTGTGACCAGTCGTACCTTATGTTATTTGATTTCTGAAACTGAACTTGTGCAAGATTGAGTTATTCTTtgcatgtttgtttctttttcccctTTCCCAGCTATTTCTCAGGTGCTGGGGTCTAAGGTCTTTATGTCCAAAGATCGTTATAAGACCATGTGCTGTCTAGAATCGGAGCACATCTCCCAGTGTATTACCACAGACGTGAGGGCAGCTCAGGTCCACGTTCTTCCCATGATGCAGCTTAATTTAAAGGTCAGCCTCAGCCTATCTGAAATGTAATAACCCAACGTGTTTTTATGGGAATCGCAAGTCACCACCCAATATAATATCTAGATGGAGATTcgattaaaattgtgattatgtaagtatcacgattttataaaaatcCTGATCCGATATAAAAatttctgattttgttacaacGTTAAGGCTTTAAATGTCTAACTCAAAAAGTTATTAAGCAGCTTAAGAACTGAATTgaacacatatacaaacacttGGCAAATAATTCTTTCCTACCACACGTTATGGCAGTGTGTGAATAATTTAAAGTGCACAACCTGGGGGCTTAAAGAAATTGTCAGGTTGTACCTCCAAATGTGTCTTGAATGCGTGTTGtgcagttgtgatcatgtggaGTTTTTTGTGACTGGGTGAGGTGTGTATAATGAGGGGGTTTGAGACCAATTGGCTCGCAGAGTTTGAAGAAAAAGGcagttctgttttttgtttttttacttttaatgacGTGACACCACAGAATTGCGTTACTGTTGCAACACAGAATGGGTTATGTCCAGTGTGAACAGTCATGGCTGCTGATGTGGAGAAAcagccaattctggtcactggctgatTGACTGgtgcatctctattataaatgtaataaataattcaaaaagTCATTCTGGAGTCATACATAAATCAGCACACACAAGAATCACGATTCATAACTGAATTAAAATTCTCTAGCATCCTGTTATGCAGAAAGatcacattaaaatttttttttaaagtattgttATTGCAGGGATGGTAATTAATATCAGAAAAAGCAAACTCAGCAGCAGTGCACGGATGCATCCTGACATCTTGTATCACTTACATGCGGTGCCAGATTACCAAAAAACTGTTTTAGCATCCAAATTTGCTGCGAGTCAGTTTTCATATGAATGCTGATGCAAACACTTACTTGactggtattaaaaaaaatagatgaataaaaaatgtaacgCTGTCATGCCCCTGAAAGACAAGAGGCAAAATATGCTGGAGTAAGTTGTTTGTGTGATTAAGCTgggtatttatttttgtgtaaatttgACAGTGATAAAACTACACTGtgttatgtaacatttattttgtgcatatgtaacctcttatttattttttatatgctttTACAGAATTTAAAAGCATACTTGAAAAGGTTTTCTGGTACTTATGACCAGCTGGTGGCGTTCAAGCCCACGGGCTGGACCTTTACTCAGGGAGTTGGTGTGGAGAACATAAAACCTCAAGTCTACGGCAACATCAGTGTTTATGgtatgcaatttaaaaaaatgtctttaatgtCCTTCctttctactgtatgtgcataaCAAACATGCTCTTCCAGGAGACTTTTAggaaaacctctctctctctctctctctcctttttaaTAAGTCTTACCAAATGGTTTTATGCTATGAAATCCAGATCAGAGCAGTGCAGCTGGTCTTTGTGGTAAAACCTATGACCTGTAGTGGGATAGGGTAAAAGACATTGATGTGTGAATATAAAACTGGGGGAAGTCTTTATTTAAGGGTAATAAGAGGCAATGGAAACTCGTTTCATTCTCAACACAGGATTAAGACTGATTAAATTGAACAGCTCTCTACAAACTCTTAGCATGTAATCTGATTGAATGGATTACTTCTGCTTTTGCTAAATGGGGACTCTCACCAGTCAATAAACTGCCTGGTTCATTGTTAACAGAATTAACTGCTGTGTTTTGAAATGGAGATActgtgtttttaatttcttcCATTCTGGAGCATTGGGGCAGCTTCCTGCTGGAACTAATGTAGTTTTCCAGTGTGCTCATAGAACATGGCTCAATCTCAGAATGTCAATATCCTCAAAATGAAAGCTCTCTAGGCTAGTGCTGCGACATCTCCAGGCAACCCTACAAGTCTTGCAGACCATAGGTCTGCTTGTTATTGATGATATTGACAGGCCCTTTGTGCCCATTATCCATCAGTCCATTCTGTCACCTGGGAGTCAATTCCAGAGTGCTGGCATGTTTAAGAGGGGTCAGAGGCACTTGAGATAAAAggcaataaaatactttttttatttatttatttttaaatcactgtGGCCAGGCAAGTTGTCGGACGACATTGAGggttaaaacataataaacatacTGGGCTGGACCCAGGGCCTTCCAGGCGTATTGAAGCTGTGCAATATAAATAACCCAGTCAACATGTTTGCTCTTGCAGCTGAGACTGCGGGTCACTGACCAGCTGTTTGTCGGCTTTGTTGAGCACCATAAAGGGACCTTAACATTTAAAGACAATTTAGCCTGTTGGTTAAAGAAAATGATTCTGCACACATACATGGATATTTGCCAAGAGGTGCTATTCAACATGTGCAGTCACCTCCTTGGTGGCGGGGCAAGCAGTGTTGGTGACTTCatttttgtgcctttttttttcctggcccAAAAGAGTAAATGAATATCAAACATAAACATTGGCATAGGACAAATTATTGAAAATATTATCAGCATTAACTCAGAACTTCACAATTGGTCCCTACCACCGACCAtggataattattttttacactgtAGAAAATAGCATCCATACTTGGGTGATTTTTCATCTTCAGTAGATGGCATGTGCAGTGTGTTGCGTGTACGGATTCATAAAAACGGTAGAGCGAAGTACCAGTGCTTAAGTGACTTTACTGCTCATACCAATTCTATGAAGCGTACAAGTATTCGAAGCACTTCTGTGGTTCTAACCCTCAATAATCCGTATCCTGCCACAAGAGGGTGCAGGATCACCACTCAAATGGTCATGTACCATAGAAAAAGGATTTGGCACTTATTGGAGTACAAAGAATGTAATGTTCTATTGCATCAGGAATGTTACACTCATCACACCTTGGGTATCCAATCTCCAGGAAACTCTGTGATTTAGAACATAAGGAAGTAGAATGGTTggtcacctacagtatgtaaccATGATTCTACGATCAGACAGCCAGGGCATCCATCTGGGTCAGTCGAGTTAATGGAGGATGAGGGTGACATTGCTATGTCAGCAAGGAAATAAGCACCCAGGAAAATGTCACTAGTACTAGGAGGAAATTGCCCTGGCGATCCTCCACTTTGTCAAAGAGCCATGATTCCCCACTGTTTCTCAATctgagtttttaatttttacattttatgctgCAAAAGTAATCTTATCTCAAGTGAAAGTAATCTTGTATCATAGGTTCTTCTCAGGCCATATCCACCTTCCCAACCCAAACCAGGCATCGACATGTGTTTATATTCAAATATATGAATCATATACGTATTTGGCatgtatttaatgtgttttcatGAAATCTTTGAAGGATTGCGGGGACTTGTCATTTATGCTTTGTCTATTACAGGTATTCCATACAGTGAGCACAGTGGCTACCTGGAGCTGAAGCGCTTTGTGCAGTGGCTGCGGCCACTGAAGATCATTCCCACAGTAAATGTTGGCAGTTGGAGCAGCAGAAAGGCCATGAACAACTGCTTCAGTGAATGGCAAGCTGAGATTAAAGCTCTGAATGCAGGACCAAAGAGTGACCATAAAATGGGCTCCTGTACAAGACAGTAACTAATCATGTCCAAATGGTTAAATTATGTGTTTAGATTATAAATGCAAGCTTGGATATAAGCATAATCTCTCCCTCTAATTCAGATGGATCTTTAATCGACACTGAGGGTAAAAAATTTGAGATCATGAATTTatgaaattttaatgttttttttttattgtgcctTTGCAGTGTTTTATGCAAGAGTATTTTGATAATTTTACTGCAGAAACACACAATTTTGTCTCAATAGGTACTGATCAAAGTAATTAGTTAGACTAGTCTTTCAATACATTTCTTGTGCCATTACTCTCTCCTCTTGCACTATTTATCTAGTGGCGATGaatgttttaatattgtgtaaatgtttaaaataagcaGATATGtgcaaataaatcttttttcagaataataaagaaatgttgTTTTGAATGTCTTTGCTCTGCTGTCTGAGAAACATTTAAGAAGTGCAGGGGGACATGTGGGGTGTTAGGGTACATTTTCTGAGAAGAATGCACCAGAGTATAGAAAGAATGTGAAAATCCGTTTTTTGTCGGGAGACAAATTACCCCTGACAGCTCTCAAACAGAATCAACTTTTATCGACTTCTCCGTATTTATTTTCTTGCTAAAACTGTGTCCAGTGTAAGAATCTCATATTTTGTTGGGTGATTTTTCCATTGAATTCAGAGccatattatttttacatgatttGTACCAAAGTATAAGAGTTTAcatgaataatttatttatttttaaaaagctctCTGGCATGATGCTTCTTGTTTTCCGATCGGACCGAAAATGAATGAGCTAGAATTCAGCGGAGCAAAGTCGTTTGGCACGGGTACCACACAGAACCTCAACCACAGAGTTCAAGATCATTCTGTTGTGCTTGCAAACACGTTTTATAAATAACACTATGAACTAACGGTTTTTACACCTTGCTTGGTGTACTGTACTCTATATTCAATAGTAAATATTTGGAAATTCCACTGAGCCTATTTGCACAGAGGGACTGTGTAAGACTGTGCTTTGTAATTACTCTAtcaccttctataccacttatcttgTACAGTGTTTTGGGAATCCTGgcgcctatcccagggaacttggggcacaaggggtacactctggacgaGGTGCAAATCCATCATGGGGCACAGAAGCATGCACGCATACGCATATTTTGGAGAATTTGGAAGTAGCagttaggctaatctgcattttttggaatgtggaggaaacacaccaaacacaagaaaaattccatgcacacagaccaaaggTGAGAATCGACCTCTCCACCCTGGATGGGCGAGGCCACAGCGTAGTAGTCCAACATAATTTTTATAGACTTAAATATGaaacacttatttattttcatactatactttttatttgatttactgCATGTGTAGTTTGTTTTGAATTTATACagcattaaaatattacatccTATGAATTGAACAAAATAttttccatacagtatgtgttctcttagtttaaaaaattattaggtACAGGATCAGGAATAGCACTTTCGGAAAGTTTAAGTTGCTTAAATGATTACATTATGATGCaatttttctcatgtaaacatttGAACCCCTAGATAGCTTCATGATTATAGTTCTGGCAAAGGAATGCAGTATAACTGCCCTTCTGGATAGCTGAAGTCTGGTAAATCCAGCTTCAGATTTCCATTAAGATTTTAACTCAACAGTTGTCCAAGACCAGATTTAGTAAGTGTATTACAGTAAAGAAAGCAACAAACTATTACATATTGTCCTGAGCAGCACTGGTCCACTAAATTGTCTATGTAGTTCCCAGACATTGTACTGCTGCTTGCTCAAACGCAGAGAGTCACAATGACTGATGTTTCACACATCCAACTGTATCAAGTGAATAGGGCTGGGAGATGCACAGAATCAGAGCAGAGTTCACTTTATGTGTAAATTTCACCTAAAGGTTGGGACCCTGGCTGTCTTAGGATTGTCAGTTTCACCTGCAAGAGAGACCGATCAAGTTAAGCACACTTCAATTAACAATAGATCTTGAGGAAAAAAACTTCCTAAATCTGACATGCACTCTTACCTGGTCTTTAGAAATCCTCTTAAGATAAGTTTGCAACACTGGCAGACTGTCTGTAAGCAGGTCATTTATGGCCAGGATTTGGTCACCTTCATGGAACAAACCAGGGCATAGTGTTTGCCTACAGTTGGACACACTGTCATGGAGCAAACAACata
The DNA window shown above is from Clarias gariepinus isolate MV-2021 ecotype Netherlands chromosome 14, CGAR_prim_01v2, whole genome shotgun sequence and carries:
- the dclre1a gene encoding DNA cross-link repair 1A protein, translating into MSQSESESDIWEYKSLRKTKRQDKSQKPGDDGAKRQKLEKQGASKKKSEKICKGRRLSSKPKTSTKQCLKIKSVEVTRTDGPLSESPTPSCSQSAAVHDGSSGQHTESGGYCPVCQMPFSILVVQTAQWHVAECLENPGETSTECPDGLQCFSSISNHYKRYSHSLLAHSRALNDTDSRSSILERTPNLHQEQKTINNDTFIYGKDSFVDSAVNLSTASSQSAFPAHESRESSTPVHLNALQRLRSPGPKDIKKKKGWSPCSKGPKPHSSSQEAKIRMSTPKKANPVSHDVQAEEVKKEPCTLDDDDYISYSPLSELPAEMEGKPIKKKLFHSTGLEDVSEKDDNSDLLLLSDDALSDDDLFGDVLDQYKTRKTRSQGDAVIKGSLYTCDQLKSLESNKHLMSSSCAGPTDIPHQSCEKDVHVMKDRADNPHLPSPQSLVLERLRECISNTTQSNNLNSTCADVESDSLNPEMSSTQTGLVTRKQTPSKTPQKSQTKAGTSGLKQTDIGVFFGLKPLKIKKEEVSTSVEEKLQVSCASGKSSGDAEPKSRRRKNTAASEVTTTKEGAEEGAAQPTQTEGNRGAGAWRKKRWNRTRRTDGEAEEPKRCPFYKKIPGTSFVVDAFQYGNIQGITAYFLTHFHSDHYGGLTKTSTLPIYCNKITSNLVRSKLHVDEQYIHVLPMNEECVVDGVKVTLLDANHCPGSAMLLLFLPDGQTVLHTGDFRAHPSMERYPELQCVRIQTLYLDTTYCSPEYAFPTQQEVITFAANTAFELVTLNPRTLVVCGTYSVGKEKVFLAISQVLGSKVFMSKDRYKTMCCLESEHISQCITTDVRAAQVHVLPMMQLNLKNLKAYLKRFSGTYDQLVAFKPTGWTFTQGVGVENIKPQVYGNISVYGIPYSEHSGYLELKRFVQWLRPLKIIPTVNVGSWSSRKAMNNCFSEWQAEIKALNAGPKSDHKMGSCTRQ